A section of the Gasterosteus aculeatus chromosome 10, fGasAcu3.hap1.1, whole genome shotgun sequence genome encodes:
- the LOC120826706 gene encoding uncharacterized protein LOC120826706 — MRRFSSEGSLLDLDFLPWKRMVLKSSDPGKNRESGTYTSHTEEDELGGSSTHPVPIIREPRASPGGAGRKELNKEHSVSAENLSELEKLGKSHLGVCMIGEGCRAYSDGQLAPPAQGSTDSMEREDLHPSSPSYSSNPFRFQNRQQRKPKLSTAKLHLRSLFGQSPHSSNSNLSNTEQIDSATERRSRLLFMRQWSQMGHSKKRKLSQEELETWAESLNALLLSQTGVSVFGAFLRSEFSEENLQFYLACEQYRNSSNNFSLQRRAKDICATYIQAGAPREVNLDSKTRDLTIQLLQAPSHASLSQAQKRIYSLLDTDCYPRFLQSEVYLSLLRDAD, encoded by the exons ATGCGCAGATTCAGCTCAGAGGGATCCCTCCTGGATCTGGATTTCCTCCCATGGAAGAGGATGGTACTGAAGAGCTCCGATCCTGGGAAGAACCGGGAGTCGGGAACCTACACATCTCACACGGAGGAAGACGAGCTGGGTGGCAGCTCGACCCACCCAGTCCCCATCATCCGGGAGCCTAGAGCCAGTCCTGGCGGGGCGGGGAGGAAGGAGCTGAACAAGGAGCACAGCGTCAGCGCGGAGAACCTCAGCGAGCTGGAGAAACTGGGCAAGAGCCACCTGGGAGTGTGTATGATTGGTGAAGGCTGCAGGGCCTACAGTGATGGCCAGCTGGCCCCGCCTGCCCAGGGCAGCACGGACAGCATGGAGAGAGAAGATCTGCATCCCTCGTCTCCTTCTTATTCCTCCAACCCCTTCAGATTCCAGAACAGGCAACAACGTAAACCCAAACTGTCCACTGCTAAACTGCACCTCAGGAGTCTGTTCGGGCAG AGTCCTCATTCCTCCAACTCCAACCTGTCCAACACAGAACAAATAGACAG CGCCACAGAGAGGAGGTCTCGGCTGCTCTTCATGCGTCAGTGGAGTCAGATGGGACACAGTAAGAAAAGGAAGCTCAGTCAAGAAGAACTGGAGACATGGGCAGAGTCCCTGAATGCCTTGCTGCTCAGCCAGA ctggcgtgtcagtgtttggagCATTCCTGCGTTCTGAGTTCAGTGAGGAGAACCTGCAGTTCTATCTGGCCTGTGAGCAGTACCGAAACTCGTCAAACAACTTCAGCCTGCAGAGGAGAGCCAAAGACATCTGTGCCACCTACATCCAGGCAGGCGCCCCCCGGGAG GTGAACCTGGACAGTAAAACCAGGGATCTGAccatccagctgctgcaggctccCTCTCACGCCTCTCTGAGCCAGGCACAGAAACGCATCTACTCACTGCTGGACACAGACTGTTATCCCCGCTTCCTCCAGTCCGAGGTCTACTTGTCCTTACTGCGAGACGCCGACTAG